Within Populus trichocarpa isolate Nisqually-1 chromosome 6, P.trichocarpa_v4.1, whole genome shotgun sequence, the genomic segment TTCTTGGTTAAACCCGTGTCTGAGATCTCATAGGTTGCAAGCTTTGGAAATTAACCCGGCTTCATGAGGTTTGCCTAAAattgctttggttttttttttatctgatttttttatttcatctttcaatatttatttaattggagattgagcTCTATTTTTTATCCCCGTGTTCTATGAccttggttttattatttttattttatttaattaggttaccctaggtttttttatttgttatttttttaaatttatttcttaaaataaattttattcttggattaaataaaattgatttattaaatatagaTAGATTTTCACTTCATTTTGATTTGTTCTAGTTGTTTTTTCAGGACGTTTCTCTAGCGATCCATGCGGTTTCTTCTTATGCCGTTGTCTAGAATGTTGCAGTCAGATTTGAACTGtcttaacaagttttttttttttttttatgatggatGATGTTTACAATGGAGTGACAGTGAGTTTTTAAcgatcttttcttttccttccagGTATAATATCAGTGACTCATTTGTTTAGATTGATTATTGccagatgttttttttacaattcattTGCTatcattgtttataatttaaatcagaTTATTAAATTATCCAGTCTTATTGGATCTAGTCGAGTTAATAATTTGAGTATCAAGTTTTTCTTGCTTCATTACAAACATTGTCGTCAAAATACCCTTTTTGTATacacaaaaaattttaattgagcaAATTTTAATTGGCTCTACATCATAGCACAGCGTGGGTctgatatagtttttttctaaaaataattggAGTATCTCCCTGAAGAAAGAAAGGTTGGTGGCATCAAGAGTGAAGACATTAAAAAGACTGGTCGACCTCATGGACCACAGACAAGGAAAACTCTGGCTATGTGTATCATTTTAGGACCAGATTCTATGTAAGGCATTTTCGGCCCCGACAAGATCCGACCCATCAGGATCCATGCAAGGAAGTTCAATATCAATACAGCTGGAGGAATGACAGGGTCAGAAATATTAGCGAGAGAAGGTGGACATTTTTGAAAGGTGTACTGGACGCCAAGCCCAGTTGATAGCTGGATACTAATGGGCCCATTTAGCTGCCAAAATGTCcaccgggggggggggggggggggggggggggggtggtgtCAGAAATATTAGCGAGAGACAGTCATTCTTTGCATTTTTCGTTTCTTTTCGTTAAATTGAGATGCCGAAGAGAATAAAAAGTTGCAGGAAATTGTGAAATTGTCGAAGGCAATACATCCAAGCTATAGCATTTAAAGTTGAGCCATACTGTCTGGTTGCTGCTTCAAGCTGTGGGAGAGGAACAAGTCAGTGTCAAAGCCAGTACTGCAGAAATACATTTACTCCATCAGATTATTCAGAGTGTCAGTGACAAAAGGCATTATCTATCCTGCCAGGGAGCAACAGACAACAATTCACAAGCGCTAAGTGGAACTATTTTGTAACATTCAATTACGGACAAAGCTAATTGCCACGTTGAAATAATACATGCTCCTCTCCTATAGCAGTCTCATCTTCAATAACAGAAACCCAGGTCTCTGCAATTTTATCCACTCTCCCTTCCAGAATCTCCACTAAAGTGAATGCTCGCATTGTGCCTCTAGACCCTGGGGAAAACACTGAAGTTTCGTTATTCATAAAGTTTGTGTTGTCAGTTCCTTGTTCAGCAACTAATCTTCGAACTCGAGGAACGATGGCCCCATTCAGGTATATAGTCTTGTCAGCACCAACCACAATCATTTTCCGAAGACCATTTCCATATGCTAGCTCTTTATGCATGTGACCAAACACAACCAGGGGAATACTGATCTTGGTAGTCTCTTTTAGATGGGATATGGCTTGTGCTAGATCTGTACATGGTGGAGTGAAATAGTTTTCCATAATAAAGGACAAATAAATTGCATGTTGTGTCTGTAACAGAAGATACTCATGAACACAAGCAGCTCAGTACCTGGATCACCATGGTCACCACCTCCAAATACCCAATCTTTCCCGCATATGTCATTCAAGTTAGAACCAAGGCCTGAAAAGAAAGACCAAAATGTGTCATTAAAAATAACCATTTCTTTCTAAACAACTAGTCTGGAAGTAACTTTGCCGGTTATACACCTGTTGGTCCATTATGTGCAAGAAATATAACCATATGGTCTTCTGGAGTGCCCAAAGCAGCATTATAGATTCTATCAGCACTTCCATCCATGTCTAGGACTCCATATCTGAAAGAAAATcttttgaacttaattttttgcTATATGGGCCACAATAAGGTCAAGGGAGAGACTCAGGTTTTTCTGAATCCAAGacaggaagaaaagaaaattaaaaaaagaagaagaagaatgaggcTCCACACCACAATCTCATCCACACAGTACAGAAAGTTGACTCTTTTGGTTATATGCTTGTACAGTTTTTCATGATTACATCAGCAAAGCAGAGACAACAAAGGAAGAGGATAAGGGGTTATAGAAGAGTGAGGCACAGTTAAATATATTCGTGTGAAAAAATCAACACAGTACCTTACAAGAAACAGTTGAGAATGTAATGAGCTCG encodes:
- the LOC7479548 gene encoding uncharacterized protein LOC7479548; this encodes MISLSALIHAPAPCFISTTQRSTSSPDPTTVRSSSMAASARIAVVGDVHDDWNLEEDSKALQLLQPDLVLFTGDFGNENVELVQSIADLNLPKVVILGNHDSWKTQHFSGKRKDGVQRQLECLGEEHVAYKRLDFPTLKLSVVGGRPFSCGGEQIFRRSLLSARYGVLDMDGSADRIYNAALGTPEDHMVIFLAHNGPTGLGSNLNDICGKDWVFGGGDHGDPDLAQAISHLKETTKISIPLVVFGHMHKELAYGNGLRKMIVVGADKTIYLNGAIVPRVRRLVAEQGTDNTNFMNNETSVFSPGSRGTMRAFTLVEILEGRVDKIAETWVSVIEDETAIGEEHVLFQRGN